The window GAGATCGACTTCCAGGTCAACCTGGAGTTCGAGAACATCAACTCGCCCGAGCTGGGCGTCTACGGCGTCGACCACGTCAAGGTCGCCGAGGGCCTCGGCTGCAAGGCGATCCGGGTGACCGACCCGGCGGAGCTCGGCGCCGCCTTCGAGCAGGCCAAGAAGCTCGCGGCCGAGTTCCAGGTGCCGGTCGTCGTCGAGGCGATCCTGGAGCGCGTCACCAATATCTCCATGTCGACCACCAACGACATCAGCAATGTCGTGGAGTTCGAGGAGATCGCGACCGAGCCCGGCCATGCGCCGACGTCGATCAAGACGCTGAAGGTCTGACCCACAGGCCAGTCAGGGGCGGCCCGCCCGGGGGCCGCCCCTTCGGCGTGCCCGGGCTCAGTCTCCGCCGCCTCCACCACCCCCGCCGCAGCCGTACCCGCCTCCGCCGGAGTCCATCTCGTCGCGGAGGGCGCGACCCAGGCCGGTGACCCCGCTGACGGAGTGGCCTCCCTCGTCCACGCGCATGTCTCGGCCGCGGCCGACGAGCCCCGCCGACTCGGTGAAGCGGGGCAGGAACGCGGTCAGCGCCCGGTCGCCGTAGAGCGCGACCGCGAGCACCAGCTCCTCCCGCGGCAGCGCGTTCCCCTCGGCCGGAAGCGGGTGCAGCTGCCGCAGCTCCGCCAGCCGGCGGCGTCCGGCGCGGGTCAGAACCGGCAGGGCCGAGCGCAGCAGACCGGCTGTGGTGAGCTCGCGTCGCAGGCGGGTCAGGGCATGGTCTACGACCGTGCGGTCGAGCAACTCCCTTATTCCTGCGGGCCGGTAGAGCCCGGCGCGTACGGCCTTCTCCAGTGGATGCCAGGATTCCGTGGTGTCCGCGGTCGCCGCCCTGCGCAGGGTGCCGGGTCGGCCGGCCTCGACGATGCCCCGTAGTCGCAGCGCCACCACCGCGACGGTGACGGCGGCGCGGGGGCCGCCCCGCAGCAGGGCGATCCCGTAGGGCTCCAGGGGGTGGTCCGTACCGACGCTCATCACACACCCCCCGCCCCCGGCTTGAGGCCCGCCGCACACCCCCGTATCGGCGGGCCTCAAGCCGCCCCCGTCGTACCGGGCCGCCCGGACACCCCTGACCGGTGTGCGACCCGCGGGGCCCGCCGCCCCCGTGCCGACGGGCCCCGTGTTCCGAGAATGTGCCCCCGCCCGGGGGTAGTTGAAGCCCCCCGGCGCGGGTTCAGAGGTTGATTTGAGGGTTGCGTAGCCGGACTACGGACGGCGGCGTACGTGCTTCACGCCCCGTGTGACTCGTGGTGCTCCGAGAGACCCGGCCACTCGTCCGGGCCGCCGCCCTGCCATTCGATGAGGTCGGTCTCCGCGACATCGGTGACGTACAGGTCGGCCAGTCGCAGAAACTCGGCGACGTCGTCGACGTGCGAGGCGATGCCCAGCGTCTCGTCCCCCGCGGTGACCCGCCGGGAGCCGTCCAGGGCGGGGGAGTGGACCACGATGTGCGGTTGCTGCGTCGGTTGTGCCATGTCTTCAGGCTCCTGCGCGAGAGGCCGTTCCGCACCCCGGAACGCCGAGAAGCGCCGGATACGGGACCGTCCGTATCCGGCGCTCTCGGGGCCTCTACCGGGACCGCGGCGGTCGCGACGGAGCCTGAAACGCCCTTCCCTCAGGTCGAGAAGGGGGTTCGGGTCCTTCACCACCGCACTGGCTCGCACACCGCCGCGGTCCTCACCCTGACCCGCGCCCGAGACTGATCGACCACCCCTCATCCGGGTCGATCAGCGGTCGGACGCGGTCAGGGAGCTCTCAGTCCTCGCGCAGGGCGCGGACCGCCTCCTCCACGCGCTTGCCGTACTCCGGGTCGGCGGCGTGGAAGTGGGCCAGGTTCTTCTCGATCACGTCGTCACGGGAGACCTGGGAGAGGCCACCGGCGATGTTCGCGATCAGCCGGGACTTCTCCTCGGCGGACATCAGCCGGTACAGCTCGCCGGCCTGGAAGAAGTCGTCGTCCTTGGTGTGCTGCGGGGCCTCGTGGGTGCCGGTGTACCCGGTCACCGCGAGCGGGGCGGACAGCGGGCGGCCGGTCTCCGCCGGGCCGTCGTAGGAGTTCGGCTCGTAGTTCTTGGCGTACCGGCCCTGCGAGTTGGACGCCATGATGCCGTCGCGGCCGTAGTTCTGCGCGGTCGTCGCCCTGGGCGCGTTCACCGCGAGCTGGGTGTGGTTGACGCCCAGGCGGTAGCGGTGCGCGTCCGCGTAGGCGAACAGCCGGCCCTGGAGCATCTTGTCGGGGGAGGGGCCGATGCCCGGAACGAAGTTGTTCGGGGAGAACGCGGCCTGCTCGACCTCGGCGAAGACGTTGTCGGGGTTGCGGTCCAGGACCAGGCGGCCCACGCGCTGCAGCGGGTAGTCCTTGTGCGGCCACACCTTGGTGAGGTCGAACGGGTTGAAGCGGTAGTCGGCCGCGTCCGCCGCCGGCATGATCTGCACGTGCAGGGTCCAGGACGGGTTGACGCCCCGCTCGATGGCCTGGAGCAGGTCCGTCTGGTGCGAGCCCGGGTCCTTGCCCGCCTGCTCCGCGGCCTGCTCGGAGGACAGGCAGCGGATGCCCTGGTTCGTCTTGAAGTGGTACTTGACGAAGAAGGCCTCGCCCTCGGCGTTCGTCCACTGGTAGGTGTGCGAGCCGTAGCCGTTCATATGGCGGTACGACGCCGGGATGCCGCGGTCGCCCATCAGCCAGGTCACCTGGTGGGTGGCCTCGGGGGCGTGCGCCCAGAAGTCCCAGACGTTGTCCGGCTCCTGCTTCCCGGTGAACGGGTCGCGCTTCTGCGAGTGGATGAAGTCCGGGAACTTGATCGGGTCCTTGATGAAGAACACCGGGGTGTTGTTCCCGACGAGGTCGTAATTGCCCTCTTCCGTATAGAACTTGAGCGCGAAACCTCGCGGGTCACGGACCGCGTCCGCGCCGCCGAGGCTGTCGGCCACGGTCGAGAAGCGCAGGAACACCTCGGTGCGCTTGCCGACGGTGTTCAGGAAGTCGGCGTGGGTGAAGCCGGTGACGTCGTCGGTCACCTCGAAGTAGCCGTAGGCGCCGCTGCCACGGGCGTGCACCACGCGCTCCGGGATGCGCTCACGGTTGAACCGGGCGAGCTTCTCCAGGAGGTGCTGGTCCTGGAGGAGGAGCGGACCGCCGACGCCGGCGGAGGCGGAGTTCTGGTTGTCGGCGACCGGGGCGCCGGACTCGGTGGTGAGCACGCGCTTCGACATCGTGGACCTTCCGTGCGGGTGTCAGCGGAAAACTGTTTCCGCTTTGTGGAGCCTAGGAGGGGGCGAACTGGGCGTCAACAGTTTGTTGAAGATACTCAACGTCTTGTTGCAGTGTCTTGTTGCAGTGGATTCCGGGCGGCGCCGCCGCTTGGGCGCGACAGGACAGGTGTCAGCGGCGGCGCCGCCCGGAGGTCTGGGGGTCGTCAGACCTGCGCGCCGGAGAGGCGCTCGACCGCGCGCAGCAGCGCGGAGTGGTCCAGGCCGCCGTCACCCTGTGCACGCAGGGACGCGACGAGCTGGGCGACCACGGCACCGACGGGCAGGGCCGCGCCGACATTGCGGGCGGCGTCGGTGACGATGCCCATGTCCTTGTGGTGCAGATCGATACGGAAGCCCGGCTTGAAGTCGCGCTGCAGGAAGTTGTCCTTCTTGCGCGTCAGCACGGTGGAGCCCGCGAGGCCGCCGTTGAGGACGTCCAGCGCCGCCGTCAGGTCCACACCCGACTTCTCCAGGAAGACCACGGCCTCGGCGCACGCCTGGATGTTCACGGCGACGATCAGCTGGTTGGCGGCCTTCACGGTCTGGCCCGAGCCGTGCGGACCGCACAGCACGATGGTCTTGCCGAGGGCCTCGAGCACCGGCTTGGCCTCGTCGAAGTCGGCCTGCTCACCACCGACCATGATCGACAGTACGGCCTCGATGGCACCGGCCTCACCACCGGACACCGGGGCGTCCAGCACCCGGATGCCCTTGGCCCGGGCGGCCTTCGCCAGGTCGACGGAGGTCTGCGGGGTGATCGAGGACATGTCGATCAGCAGGGCGCCGGACCTGGCGTTCTCCAGGATGCCGTCGGGGCCGTAGGAGATGGCCTCGACCTGAGGGGAGGCGGGCACCATCGTGATGACGATGTCGGCGTCCTTGACGGCCTCGGCGATCGAACCGGCGGCCGCGCCGCCCGCCTTGGTCAGCCGGTCCAGCTTGTCCTGCTCCAGCGTGAACCCGGTGACGTCGTAACCGGCCTTGATCAGGTTCTCGGACATGGGGGAGCCCATGATGCCGAGGCCGATCCAGGCAATCGCCGGGCGGGTCGGGTGGGAAGAATCAGCAAGTGCGGTGGTCATGATGGGGTGCCTTTCGGTCAAGGGGGTCAGCGGGACAGCCAGTCGAAGGCCTCGGCGCTCGGGCGGTCGCCCGGCTTGTACTCGAGGCCGACCCAGCCGTCGTAACCCGCCTTCTTCAGCTGGTCGAGGAGGTCTTCGAGGGGCAGCGAGCCCGTACCCGGGGCGCCGCGGCCGGGGTTGTCGGCGATCTGCACGTGGCCGGTCTTGGCGGCGTACTGCTCGATCACCGCCGGCAGGTCCTCGCCGTTCATCGACAGGTGGTAGAGGTCCATGAGGAACTTCGCGTTGCCGAGGCCGGTCGCGTCGTTGACCTTGTCGACGATGCCGACCGCGGAAGGCGCCGACACCAGCGGGTACATCGGCGACTCGGGCTGGTTCAGCGCCTCGATCAGCAGGATCGCGCCGATCCGGTCGGCGGCCCGGGCCGCGAGGACGAGGTTCTCCAGCGCCAGCGCGTCCTGCTCGGCCGGGTCCACGCCCTCGACGCGGTTGCCGTACAGGGCGTTGAGCGCCTTGCAGCCCAGCGACTGGGCGAAGTCGGCGGCCACGTCGATGTTGGCGCGGAACTTCTCCGACTCCTCGCCCGGGATCGACAGGGCGCCGCGGTCCGGGCCTGGGAGCTGTCCCGCGTAGAAGTTCAGGCCCGTGAGCTGGACGCCCGCGTCCTCGATCGCCTTCTTCAGGGCGTCGAGCTCGGACCGCTCGGGGGTGGGGGAGTCGATCCAGGGCCACCACAGCTCGACCGCCGTGAAGCCGGCCGCGGCGGCTGCCGCGGGGCGCTCCAGGAGCGGGAGTTCCGTGAAGAGGATCGACAGGTTGACGTTGAAGCGCTGCTCTGCGAATCCCATCGGATCGGCGCTCCCTTCCGTTCGATCGATCGAGATTCCGTATTACGGAAGTTCGTTTCTGCTTAATGGAAGATTGCCTGCGAGCTGCGGCGGCTGTCAAGACCGACCGACGAAAAAGCGCCCCCGCGCGGGGGACGCGGGGGCGCTCGGGGGAGGGGCGGCTCAGAGGGCGTCGACGGCGCTCACCTTCCAGCCCTCGGACGTGCGGGTCATCGTCATCCGCACCCGGTTGAGATCCACCCGGGCACCGGTGACCCGGGTGCTCCGGGTCACCTGGTTGACGAAGAGCAGGACCACAGCCTCGTCCGCCGAGGCCGACACGACGGAGGCAGCGGGCGTGCCGCCTCCGGCCGGCTCCGCGACCGTCGCCTTCACCACCCCCTCGTACTTCCGCGCCGTCGGCCCGACCACGGCCCGCGTGGTCCTGCCGTACTCGTCGCGGAACGTCCCGGTGAGGTGGGCGCGCGCCGCGGCGAAGTCCCGGTCGAGGTGCCGGTGGTCGTACGAGAGCACGACGGGCGCCGCCTTCCGCGCCGCCGCGAGCGCCTGCGCGCGTGCCTGCTCGGCCCCCACACGGTCCCGGTAGTCCATGCCGAGCACGGCGACGGCGACCAGTCCCGCCACCACCAGCACGCACAGGACCGCGGTGAGCAGCCCTCTGCGGGAGCCGCGTACGGACGCCGCCGGGGCGTCCTCCTCGAAGTCCTCCGGCGCCGGCTCCGGCGGATCGTCCCAGCCCTCCGGGGGCTCGATGACCACGGTGCGTCCGGCGAGCGGCCTCGCCTCGGCCACGGCGGCCGCCGGGTCCCGCTCCGCGCGTTCCGCGCGCTTGGCCGCGGCGCGGGCCGCCGCCGTCATCGTGCGCCGGGCCGGGGAACCGGAGCCGACGGCCCGGGTGGTGGTCTTCGCCACGGTATTGCTCCTCACTGGGCGATACGGCAGGGGATCAGCCGACGAACTCGACATCGGAGGTCAGCCAGCGGCCGCCCTCGTGGACGAGGTCGAGCTGCAGCCGATAGGTGCGTGCCTCCCCCTGGGGCACGGCTGTGTTGGTCACCTTGCTGTCGGCGACCACGAGCACGCGGGCCGAGCGCTCGTCGGAGCGGACGATGCCCGCCTCGAGGACCTGGCCCTCGGACACCGATCTGTTCCGGTCCACGAGATCGGTCAGCTGCTCGGTCTGTGCGGCGAACTCCTTCTTGAAGTCGCCGGTGGCGCCCTTGAGCACGTTGGCGCTGTCGCGGTCGTAGCGCCGGTAGTCGAGCGAGGTGAAGTTCAGCGCCGACTGCCGGGCCGCCGCCTGGATGTCCTGCCGGCGCTGGTCCGCCTCACGCTGGTCGTGCAGCCGGCTGCTCAGCCAGAGCGCCGACGCGGTGCACAGGACGGTCGCCACGACGAGCCCCACCGACAGGGCCCGGTAGCTCGGGGCTCGGGCGATCAGGCCCCGGGTCGCCCGGACCACGAGCCCGTTCATGCCATCGGTCCGACGAGCAGCCATTGCCACGACTCCTTTCCGAAGACGGTCTGCTGGCCGCCCGTCGAGCCGATCTCGACGGGCGTTCCGTCCGGGCCGGCGAGCGCGCCGGTCTCCGGGTCGTACGGCGTGACGTACGCCGCCTGGTCGGCCCCGCCGCCGAAGGACGCGCCGGGGGCGTTCTGCGCGCCGCGCACCGAGGTGCCACTGCCCCGGGGGGCGGTGCAGCGCGCGTCGGTGTTCGCCTCGCGGGTGCTGGTGTCCGCCGGGTCGCGGCGGGCCGTGCCGTAGCCCTGGGTGCAGGGCGGCGGATCGTCGGCGTTCACCACCAGGCCGAAGTGGGTGGTGCCGTCGCCGGGGATCACCGTGTAACTGCCCGAGACCACCACCGGGAAGGTCACCAGGGCCTGCTCCACGCCGGGCAGCCGCGCGAGCGTGACCTGCCCGCCGCTGATCAGGTTGGCCAGCAGCACCGAGAGCCGTGGCTCGACCGACTTCAGCAGCGAGTTGAGCTCGACGGCCGCCGGTCGCGCGTTGCCGATGAGTTTGCGCAGATCCCCGTCGCTCGACTTCAACTCCGCGGTGAGCAGGGCGAGATCGCGTGAGAACGCCTTGATGGACGAGCCCTGGTCGGCCTGCGTCTTCAGCACCCTTCGCGAGTCCTCGATCAGCGAGATCGTCTCGGGCAGCGACTCGGACGCCGACTCGACGAGCGCGTTGCCCGAGTCGACCAGCTTGCTCAGATGCGGTCCGGTGCCGGAGAAGGCCTTGCCGAGCTCGTCGACGGTGACGCGCAGGTCGTCCTTGCCGACCGAGTTCACCAGCCGGTCGAGGCTGAGGACCAGGTCGGTCGTGGGCAGCGGCACACGCGTGCGGTCCCGGGGGATCGTGCTGCCCTGAAGCAGGTACGGCCCGTGGGAGGCGCGCGGCTGGAGATCGACGTACTGCTCGCCCACCGCCGAACGGTTCGCCACCACGGCAAGGGTGTCCGCCGGGATACGCGGCGCCCCGTCCTCGATGTCGAGCGAGACCGACACCCCGCCCGCACCGGTCAGCTTCAGCGCGCCGACCCGTCCCACGGGCACCCCGCGGTAGGTGACCTCGGCGCCGGTGAAGATGCCCCCGGAGTCGGCGAAGTCGGCCCGCACGGTGTATCCGCGGCCGAGGACAGCGTCCACCAGGCCCGTGTACTCGGCGCCGACATAGGACACGCCGACGGCGGTGACGGTGGCGAAGGCGAGCAACTGGGCCTTGACCGTACGTGTGATCACGGCTGTATCCCCTTCAGCATCAGCTCCGCGAGCGCGAGGTCGATCCCCGGCGGCAGGTCCCGGTGGGTGCCGTGGGCGGCGGTGCACACCGGCGGGCACAGCAGGTCGCCGCCCGACGGCGCGGAGGGGGTGGCGGGGGTGTCGGGCGTGTCGGGCAGACCGGGCGTCGGCACGCTCGGCAGGTCGGGGACATCCGGGACGTCGGGAAGATCCGGAAGACCGGGTGAGTCCGGAGTGCCGCCATCGTCCTTCGGCTCCTCCGCCAGGTTGCCGTAGAG of the Streptomyces sp. NBC_00287 genome contains:
- a CDS encoding TIM barrel protein; amino-acid sequence: MGFAEQRFNVNLSILFTELPLLERPAAAAAAGFTAVELWWPWIDSPTPERSELDALKKAIEDAGVQLTGLNFYAGQLPGPDRGALSIPGEESEKFRANIDVAADFAQSLGCKALNALYGNRVEGVDPAEQDALALENLVLAARAADRIGAILLIEALNQPESPMYPLVSAPSAVGIVDKVNDATGLGNAKFLMDLYHLSMNGEDLPAVIEQYAAKTGHVQIADNPGRGAPGTGSLPLEDLLDQLKKAGYDGWVGLEYKPGDRPSAEAFDWLSR
- a CDS encoding catalase; the encoded protein is MSKRVLTTESGAPVADNQNSASAGVGGPLLLQDQHLLEKLARFNRERIPERVVHARGSGAYGYFEVTDDVTGFTHADFLNTVGKRTEVFLRFSTVADSLGGADAVRDPRGFALKFYTEEGNYDLVGNNTPVFFIKDPIKFPDFIHSQKRDPFTGKQEPDNVWDFWAHAPEATHQVTWLMGDRGIPASYRHMNGYGSHTYQWTNAEGEAFFVKYHFKTNQGIRCLSSEQAAEQAGKDPGSHQTDLLQAIERGVNPSWTLHVQIMPAADAADYRFNPFDLTKVWPHKDYPLQRVGRLVLDRNPDNVFAEVEQAAFSPNNFVPGIGPSPDKMLQGRLFAYADAHRYRLGVNHTQLAVNAPRATTAQNYGRDGIMASNSQGRYAKNYEPNSYDGPAETGRPLSAPLAVTGYTGTHEAPQHTKDDDFFQAGELYRLMSAEEKSRLIANIAGGLSQVSRDDVIEKNLAHFHAADPEYGKRVEEAVRALRED
- a CDS encoding MlaD family protein; translated protein: MITRTVKAQLLAFATVTAVGVSYVGAEYTGLVDAVLGRGYTVRADFADSGGIFTGAEVTYRGVPVGRVGALKLTGAGGVSVSLDIEDGAPRIPADTLAVVANRSAVGEQYVDLQPRASHGPYLLQGSTIPRDRTRVPLPTTDLVLSLDRLVNSVGKDDLRVTVDELGKAFSGTGPHLSKLVDSGNALVESASESLPETISLIEDSRRVLKTQADQGSSIKAFSRDLALLTAELKSSDGDLRKLIGNARPAAVELNSLLKSVEPRLSVLLANLISGGQVTLARLPGVEQALVTFPVVVSGSYTVIPGDGTTHFGLVVNADDPPPCTQGYGTARRDPADTSTREANTDARCTAPRGSGTSVRGAQNAPGASFGGGADQAAYVTPYDPETGALAGPDGTPVEIGSTGGQQTVFGKESWQWLLVGPMA
- a CDS encoding 2-hydroxy-3-oxopropionate reductase — protein: MTTALADSSHPTRPAIAWIGLGIMGSPMSENLIKAGYDVTGFTLEQDKLDRLTKAGGAAAGSIAEAVKDADIVITMVPASPQVEAISYGPDGILENARSGALLIDMSSITPQTSVDLAKAARAKGIRVLDAPVSGGEAGAIEAVLSIMVGGEQADFDEAKPVLEALGKTIVLCGPHGSGQTVKAANQLIVAVNIQACAEAVVFLEKSGVDLTAALDVLNGGLAGSTVLTRKKDNFLQRDFKPGFRIDLHHKDMGIVTDAARNVGAALPVGAVVAQLVASLRAQGDGGLDHSALLRAVERLSGAQV
- a CDS encoding TIGR04222 domain-containing membrane protein — its product is MSVGTDHPLEPYGIALLRGGPRAAVTVAVVALRLRGIVEAGRPGTLRRAATADTTESWHPLEKAVRAGLYRPAGIRELLDRTVVDHALTRLRRELTTAGLLRSALPVLTRAGRRRLAELRQLHPLPAEGNALPREELVLAVALYGDRALTAFLPRFTESAGLVGRGRDMRVDEGGHSVSGVTGLGRALRDEMDSGGGGYGCGGGGGGGGD